Genomic DNA from Candidatus Nitronereus thalassa:
CTTGTCGTCGTGGTCGCCGGTGTTCCCCGCAAGCCGGGGATGAGTCGGGATCAGCTTCTCGAAACCAACACCCGCATTGTTCGAGCAGTCGTGCGAGATATTGTGGCTCGCTCGCCCTTAGCGATCATTCTGATGGTCACGAACCCCCTGGATGCGATGACCTATGTGGCTTACCAGGTCAGTCAATTTCCCAAGCAGCGAATCGTGGGAATGGCTGGAGTCCTGGATTCAATACGCTTTCGAACTTTTATTGCAAACGAACTCAACGTCTCTGTTGACAATGTCCAGGCCATAGTCCTGGGATGTCATGGGGATTCCATGGTTCCTCTTGTCCGTTACACGACAGTCGCTGGTCGGCCAATTGAGGAATGGATATCGAAGGATACACTCCAGGCATTAGTGAAACGGACAAGGAAGGGTGGAGGAGAGATCGTTAGTCTTCTCAAAACAGGGAGTGCCTATTATGCACCAGCCGCCTCCGTGGTGGAAATGGTTGAGGCGATATTGAAGGACCAAAAAAAGATTTTGCCTGCCGCTGCACTGTGCGAAGGAGAGTACGGCATTCATAACCTCTTCGCGGGAGTACCGGTAAAGTTCGGCTCCCATGGGGTAGAAGAAATTGTCGTTTTTGATCTGACCCCTGAAGAACAGGTAGCACTGGAGCATTCCGTCAATGCGGTGCGTGCGCAGTGCCAGAAGGTTGACCAGTTGTTGGGTTGTCAAGCCTAAAAAAGGCTAACTTGGAGGTGTATGATGCAAGATTTTTCCCCAGGCCTGGCCGGCGTACCGGCCACGAAGTCCAAAGTCAGTTTCGTAGATGGACAAGCCGGCGTGTTGGAGTACGGTGGAATCAGGATTGCGGATCTTGCTGAACATAGCTCCTTTCTGGAGACTACTTTCCTGTTACTCAAAAATCGACTACCCACAAATACCGAGTTTGATCAGTTCTCTGATGATGTCGCGCATCATCGACGGATCAAGTACCGGATCACTGACCTGATCAAATGTCTCCCGGAACATGGACATCCGATGGATGCCCTGCAGGCAGCCGTGGCGGCACTCGGCATGTTCTATCCGGCCCATGATGTTTTAAACCCGGAAGTACAATACTTGTCCACGGTACGATTAATTGCCAAGGTCCCCACGATTGTGGCTGCCTATCATCGGCTTCGTCGTGGGGATGAACAAATCCAGCCGAGGGATGATCTCTCACATTCCGAAAACTTCCTGTATATGCTGACGGAGAAAGCGCCGGATTCCTTCATGGCCAAGGTTCTGGATACCTGCCTTATCCTTCACGCTGAGCATACGATGAATGCCTCTACGTTCAGCGGTCTCGTCACCGCTTCCACTCTGGCAGATCCCTATTCGGTGGTGTCTTCTTCTATCGGAACCTTAAAAGGCCCGCTGCACGGTGGAGCGGCGCAGGAAGTGGTGGAGATGCTGGAATCGATTGGGGTCCGGGAACAGGTACGGCCCTACTTAAAGAAGAAGTTAGCGGCCAAGGAAAAAATTGTGGGTTTTGGACATCGGATCTACAAAGTGAAGGATCCCCGAGCCACGATCCTTCAACAGCTCGCGAAGCGGCTCTTTGCTCAACGCGGACCTTCTCCGCTGTATGAACTGGCCGAAGAGGTGGAACTGGTGGGGGAAGAATTCCTTGGACAAAAAGGAAT
This window encodes:
- a CDS encoding citrate synthase, which codes for MMQDFSPGLAGVPATKSKVSFVDGQAGVLEYGGIRIADLAEHSSFLETTFLLLKNRLPTNTEFDQFSDDVAHHRRIKYRITDLIKCLPEHGHPMDALQAAVAALGMFYPAHDVLNPEVQYLSTVRLIAKVPTIVAAYHRLRRGDEQIQPRDDLSHSENFLYMLTEKAPDSFMAKVLDTCLILHAEHTMNASTFSGLVTASTLADPYSVVSSSIGTLKGPLHGGAAQEVVEMLESIGVREQVRPYLKKKLAAKEKIVGFGHRIYKVKDPRATILQQLAKRLFAQRGPSPLYELAEEVELVGEEFLGQKGIHVNVDFYSGVLYKTMGIDTDFFPAIFAIARVSGWLAHWVEQLEENHLFRPGQIYTGTHSQSYIPLAQRG
- the mdh gene encoding malate dehydrogenase, whose product is MGRSKITVVGAGFVGGTIAQRLVETDSYDVVLLDVVEGLPQGKALDLSEASPICGFEPRIVGTNRFDDTADSSLVVVVAGVPRKPGMSRDQLLETNTRIVRAVVRDIVARSPLAIILMVTNPLDAMTYVAYQVSQFPKQRIVGMAGVLDSIRFRTFIANELNVSVDNVQAIVLGCHGDSMVPLVRYTTVAGRPIEEWISKDTLQALVKRTRKGGGEIVSLLKTGSAYYAPAASVVEMVEAILKDQKKILPAAALCEGEYGIHNLFAGVPVKFGSHGVEEIVVFDLTPEEQVALEHSVNAVRAQCQKVDQLLGCQA